CTGTACTTAAGTTCCCTTGTTTCCCTAATACTTTTTAGTCTTACTTgagtattttgttttggttgagTACTTTTTATTCCTACTTGAGTATTGCTACTCTTGAATAAAAGTTTTGTCTACTCTACCCACCTATGATTCATCTTACATTTCTGCATGATTCTTcacatattttttctttgcCATTTTCTAATAGATAAAAAACGTAAATAAGTTGGTACATTTTTAATTAGGGTAACGTATAAACTGTTTGTAGTTTGgattatttctttaaacagaCTGACGGTCTGGTACTTGGTTAACGAGAGTTTGGGAGTGGTGTATTTATGGAAAGCTTATGAAAACGAAAGCACTTTACTAAGTTTGTGATGGCGTCCGCTTGTGGTAAGTTGGCTTTCAATCTggtcttttttgtatttatgaaactttttttttttttaataaaggccAGCCATGTCTGTAATCTGTTATATTTTTATACCCCATTGTTGTGATGTTTCTTCCACTACAGATGTTTCTTTCTTCGTTTATTTGAACCGCTATTAGTGTAACGTAATTTGACTTTTGTTGTGTAAGCAAATAATAACAACACTAATGTGTTTTGtgtaattagtaaataaatatTAGGTACAGTAGGTTTAAAACACTCGCAGATTTATAAAATCTTAGCTTGCAGTTTTAAGTTTCGTTTGTTCAGCCGACATACAGACCACCAATAAAGGTTTTTCTACATGGAACCTAGCTAATAGTCGTAAAATTTGGGCTTTCTTGTAATGTCTCTTTTGTTAAGTGAAATATAACACTTAGTCTAAAAACAATCATATGACTTTGCCTTTAGTACAAACGGAGCTGAAGATAGGAAAAAATGAACCGCTTAAGTTCACCGGCAGGGGGCGAAAATTGAGGACTCAAGGAGAGAAATATTTACCATTTGTCCTAAATATAGATTCATGAAGGCTAAGATGTGATCacgtactgtggtggaaaaaatATCTCAatgatttgtttgtttacttatCAAATTATTAGTAAATATTATTACATATGTTACAACAACTGGTATTGCAGCCAAACTAGAAAGTTTAAAGGAaccacaaaaaggaaaaacatttatatgCAATTCACTAGTGGTCAGAATTATGTACAAATATAGCACCTATGCAGGATGGGATTGCTGGACATGAAAACTGTATTTAGGGTATATAGCCTCTTTTTTCTAACAAATCCtgtagttttcttttctttttgccactcttgtATAAAAGGTTGTGGAGAGCACAAGTAATAGTtatcctgttgacagattttaccacctgagctgtggatctctgcagcttctccagagtcaGGCATCTTGTCTGCTTTTCTAATTAATGCTCTCTGTGCCCAGATTTGACTGATTCACTTATTAGATGACTTTTGAAGGTAGTTGGTTGCATTAGATGTTATTTAGGGGTTAAATTGATTAAAGAAAGCATGACTAATTCTGCTATAAAAGGATGATAATAGGAGTGTTAACTGAAGTCTGAATAAGCCTAAAAATATATAAGtaaaatacttttcagagtCTGATGAGGAAACTTATTCTGGAAGCGAATCAGAGGCCAGCGATGATTTAGACAGTGAGCAGCAGTCAGATTCAGAGGATGAATTTCAGGTGAGTTCCCAAACACAACCACACATATACCCATGAAATAACTTATCTAAACCCAGACTACACTCTTCATCATTAAACTTTCTTTTTCCCTTCTAGGCTTACACAAAACAGCCCTGCAAATATTACAACCGTGGTGTTTGTAAGGATGGGGCCAGGTGCTCCTATCTGCATGTCTGCAAGTATTTTCTAACAGGGAGCTGCCGCTACGGGTCAAGCTGTAAACTAAATCATAGTGTGGGTGGAAGAAGATCAGCTGGGGCGAGCAGCAGGACCGTAGACCAATACGCAGCAAGCAGTAAGCAGCTGTATTAACTTTGATTAATTTGAGTTATTAAGTTAGAATGTTCATGTAGCTTGACTGGTTTTAGTTCACATACGTTTATTTTCTTCACATACGTTTATCTTATTTAACATTAGTTGCTTACACTATACAGGttaattttaacagttttttaatcAGACCCCCAGCTCACTGATGGTCGACCCTACCAGTGGCAGATAAATGATGGGAAGGGCTGGAAGGATGTTGGAAATGATCATATTATTGAGGCCCAGTATTCGCTGCCCCACAGCAAAAGCATAAAAATTTACAATACGCCATATGGGTAAAAGTGTAATTATATATGCATATCTTcctttgtttagtttttaagtAACATTCAGTTGTTAAGCTAAGAGTGAGCTTGCTGTCCGACAGGGCGGTGAATATAGATTTCAGCAGAATGAGAGTGTATGGAAAGAACCTGAGAGTGAGGCGCCTGGATGATGGCAACACCATGTGGTTCTGGTACTGCACCTTAAATCGGAAGTGGAAGAAGTACGGAGACAAGGTAGATGGCTGCTgtatttctgcttttgtttaaaCCCAGTGCCGTAAGTATGTGTGATTACTTATTTTTCATGCTTGTTATGTTGTGGTCAGGACTCAAAAGGCAATCAAGGTCCAGTAAAAAGCTCCGACATAGAGAGGAAGTTCCAGAGCGACCCGAAAAGCTCTTTTACTTTCACATCTGGTGGGGAAACCTTGGAGATTAAGTTCCCAGGTGATATGCACTTACACAGcttcattaaatgtttttttcaatgcACGAGTACACACCCCCAACTAGATGAAACACATACGTTACATTTTACTAAAGTTCACTGATCGTTTTTGACTTTTGTTAGAAATGCAACAGgtggggaaaaagaaaaagaggaaagtCACACGACGACCTTCATTTAGACTACAACAAGCAGGGATAGGGTAAGTTTAGATTCAGATCAGTCATACAATTTACAAAAGGCACTTAATCTACTCTGAAATCCACCATATTTATTAACATCATTGGATTTGGGTCCAACTGTCGAATTGGTTCCCGGTGAGGCATCTTTAAAAGATGTTATGTTAAACCACACAAAAGTAATATCCATGGCCTGTGCTGCACAGTACTATTAAGTAACATCACTTTCTTGCAATGTAGAGCATTTTATAGATGCCAAAACAGGTATTGTAGGCACAGAATGTAATGAAATTACTTTTCCTGCTGCTGGAACTGTGAACATGTTTTACTCAAGTTCTAACTAAAGAGCTTAACCTGAAAATAATCCAGTCAGTCTTCAAACTGATGAGCAAAGCAAACTTGAAATAATAGAAACGTTacctttaaaacataaacaccaAACAATCCTTCTGGTTGTAAAATCAGGGACTTCATATTAACAGTAGCAAGAGTCTGCTGTAGTTCAAATAATACGATTTGAGGGTTTTTGTAGACTTCTTTTGGCATCTTACAGTATTTTCTTGGGGTGAAGTTCTTTGGAATATCAGACCTGGccatatttttgttattttgaatgTACTCCAATTTTGGACTATTTTCTGTACAggggaatgttttattttaaattattttgagaaCTTTTTTAAACCCTTACCAGATTCATAAGCTGCTGGAATCTTCTTTCTGAATGCCCCCAACATCTCTTGGATCTTTGGGTCTTACCATGGTaccctgtgagatgtttaaatggGGCAAACCTCCTTCGAAATGCAGAATAGGGAGTATTCTGCTCACGTGCACCTGATATAATAGACCTATGTGTGATTTTCACCATTGTAAGTGTAAATATGGGGATGTCCTAATTTTGTCCCTCaccagattttcttttaaatgacaatttacagaatatttttaatataatttatataaCTTGAATTTCTcattctttattcttttttctttgtctttttgctAAGCTAACTATAAGCCAGCACTAGTAGCCATAAATCACCATAAACATGTCTTTTAAATGCTGTGAATGAATccaaactttaattttattatttcagagCCACTCAGCTTGTCTTGCCTCTCCAGCGCATTTCTTTGGGCTCCAAACCACAATGGAAATTTGAAGGAGACAGAGGAGCATGGCATGACTTCAAACACAGGGTCAGCAGAGTTCATGTTTCGTGACTAAATTTGATCTCAGAGACTTTGTTTTCTGGTTTATTGTAACACGAGTTTGTTTCAACAGTCTGGCACTGCGACTGAGTGCTCGGTGACCAGTGATGAGATTGAGAGGAAGTACCAGCAAAACCCCACAGACTGCATGATGTTTAAAGTAAAGGGGCAATCCTACAAGCTGGACTTTAGAGGTTAGGCTTGTTGATGAATTAGTACGATGAGAGAATTACAATAATTAGGGGATTATTGCATCTCGTTAATCGAAAACAATCTAAAGTCAAATAAAACCTGTTgacataaatgtttattttcattgcaGCGATGACTCAGATAAACGAGAAAACCAAGCATACGCGCCGGATCAAACGAGTGCTGGTGTGAGCAATAAAGATGGAGCCACTTTTCAGAAGCCAGAGAATTGTGCAATGCTGCTTTAGATCAGGAATGGCTCTATGATTCATAATAGAAAATGTTATATGTTTAGATAAATTATGGCCTGATACAATAGAATATCAGTGAGGTTTACAAGCGAAAATATGAATGAAGCTTATAACTTGCAGAATATATGTTTAAATAACTGATCGCAGCATCTTAAGGGGTCAGGTCCATTGTTCTGTACAGTACAGAAACCAACTGTaaattgattttttgtttttttgttttgtttatgaggccaatgaaaaccaaaaaataaggGTGACATAATGGGACATGAGTGTGATTTTAGAAGCCATCTGAAAAATATGTACAAATAGATTATGTTGTTACAATAAAAGTATCAATATTAAAGTCAATGCTAATTTAAAACTAATATCCACATTTGTTGCTCAGTTATGCCACATGCCTTATGTGCCACTATGTTTTTCCTgtcttgtttttcatatttgtcaTATAATCAACCTGGTGCTGATCTGAACAGAGTCTGTGGTAAAGATTTGTATTCTTTAAATAGGAActgaacaaaaagtaaaaaataaacatcacgAGTTTGTTTCTGTCTTCATTTATTTCGAGAATGAGGTATTTCTCCTTTAATTTTTGTAAATCCTTTATGTACTGTAACTAAGGAAGACAACTTGCATGCCAGCTATGTTCTTTGTTCACTTGTGTTTTTGAGCATTACAAACTGAAGGAAAGAAATTCTAAATACATACAACACTTTTTTAAATCaggtttttatattgttttagttCAGTTAGTTGGGTTGCTTATGAATTTAAAGATATTATGTTCCTCtataatggaaagaaaaacaccaaATATGGCTCAAGGCCTTGGGTGTCATCCTATCAGTAGAGGCAGGAGTGGAAGCCTCATAAGAAAATGAATCTATCATTTCACGTATCCAAAAGTAAATTAAAGggctaaataattttatttttttttcgtAATTTTGGGCTGTATttaaatggtgatttttcaAACAGTTTGGGATTTACAAaacctttattctgtttgttgAAAACTCACAAATAGAGCATTTCCAATGATTCATTTGGGCCAACTGTTACTGATACAAGCATCAGAAGCATTGCACATACAGTCTCATtgaataaatgagaatatttttgaaaagttaatttatttctgtaactacatcacaaagtgaaacacattatatagattactTACACACGGACTTgtgttttcaaacctttatttctgttaattatgttttttcgtggcttgcagctaatgaaaacatgacatttaagattaaaatatatcaaaagAATTAAAACGTCTTAAATTCAAAAATGTGAGCATAAAGAAAAGTATGATCAATGTCTGCTGAAagcttattttcaaaaggtacttttatgctgacaaacaagcctcattggATGCATATTCTGATTTCTGACACTATTATTCTTTGCCACAGAGATGTTTTGAAAGCCCATAAAGGCACACCCATATAGCTGGAAAACAGCTATAGAGGAGAGTTAAATGTGCAAACAGCACAGCAGAACCCACCAGTCTTATTGCCCCACCCACTGCAGCCGTCACTGAATTATGTTGAGGCaaaatagtttcagtttcattttctgtGAAGTAACAACGTAGCTGAAGAGTATTCGCACAAGTAAGTTATTCATATCATGTTTTCCTGTTATTTGAAATGTCATGTGAAATCATTTCTGTGCTTTCCTAAACGTTTGAATTGTAGTTTATTCTCAGATTATTTTGAGTCTGAATCAATCTGAGCTGAAGGAATTTGTTATTTGGCTCTTAGATTTTAAAGGAACTGCCCCAATGTTGCAATGTTATACaacaaaatctatttttaaagttttatgaaGCAGAATGATTTCACCTCTTTTTCTATAGCTGGGTTTAGAGAGATTACAGCAGTACATAATAAGGTCAAAATCTTTGTATTTCTCAGTGAGTGGGAATCATTATGAGTGGCAGCTGTTGACTGGGATTCAGTGGTTGAAAATTGACAATGATCATGTGATTGAGACTCACTACTGTCAACCTGGAGCAAAGGGAATCACCATCAACACCAGCCTAGGGTTTGTATTTCTATACGGCATGTATAATGGGTTTGAGCAATTATTTACAGGAAACATATAATAAAGTGCATTGTTTGTCAATCCGCAGGAAGGTTTTCATAGACTTTGATGAGCTTCAGACTGATAACGCAGCGCTGAGGGTGCAGAGACTGAGCTTCTTGCCTCAGGGCCAGACTGAGGACATTGGCTGGTACTTTAGAGACGATAGCCTGTGGTGTGAATATGGATCACAGGTGAGGaacattttaaagctttaagGTCCATACATACTCCACAAGAGCAGAGAAATTTGAAGGCTGCAAGAATAAAAGTATAATTCTGTTGTAGCAGCTTGGTAATGACTCTTCAACAGGGcagtattgttttcttttgtggtGTCTGCAAACAATTATTTACAAAAGCAGCAGGAGGGACCTGTGATATTTCCCAAGAGTTCTGCTCTTGAGTTCTTGTGGAGTATGAAATGTCCTGGCCAGAAGGAACCTTTGTGTATGTTCTTCAGGAGTGTGTACTAACCTGTACAGTTCTGAAAAAATAATCCAACCTTTCATTTGAGTACATTGACAGGTTAAGAAACATTTGCCTTTAAATTTTTAATCCACAACTTTCTGTTTACCTCAATAAAAATATGAGATAAGATAGCCCAGAAAAAGATCCTGTCACAACTTACAGTGTACACTGGAGgctccatgatgctgttggcTGGAATCTGATCCAAAATCCCTGAGAACCTTGCTAGAATGTATAGCctcatgaaatattttaaaatagcgtaagattttaaataaaagatgatgGAATCTAACAGGAGACCAAAAAGTGTTCATCATTGGGTTTTTGCAGCAGCATAATGATCTCTCAGTCCAGTTGGCAAAAAGGGGGttatacaaagtattaacaagAGTGACAATAATGTCTCCAGTATTTATTAACTGACAtgggatttttatttctgtactGAATAAATGTTCTTAAATTAAAGTACATTCTACCTTTTGTGTGTATAGCTTAATTTTCACCCTTCCCctaaactgaaaaaatgttcatcctcctcatcctcaGAGCTCCAGCATGTCATCATCATCAATCAGCAGCAAAGACATCGAGACGCATTTCACTCAGAACCCTCAGGGAGTCCTTCAATTCAGCGTTGGCTCGACCAGATACTCCCTGGATTTTTCCAGTATGTGGTATTGGCAAGTTTGTGGGAGCTGTTTCTTTTCAATCAAGCAAACATCATATAGGTGTGTAATAAGATGTAACTGAAGGGTTTTGAATTTGCAGCCATGACTCAAACCAACCTTACCACAAGCTTGCACAGAAACGTGCGCAGGCGACCAAAATTCACCTTAAGTGATGCGAGGTAAGAGGTTTTTTTATTCTTAGAATAAACCTTAGTGATGCACCTGTAAATTAAGTCAAACCTTTGAGCctctctaaaaaataaaatactcctCTTCATGTCATGTCCCCACAGCATTACCTCGATTTCATCCATGCCTCTGACTTCACAATCCAATTTATACAATCACAGCTTCAAGTGGGAATTCATGGGAGATGAAGGGCAATGGACAGAATACCAAACGCATGTAAGTACAGTTTCTCATATACCAATTTTACTCTCAAAAAATGGCCAAAAAATGTAATACCGTAAAGTTTCAAAACTGTGACCTTTTATTATGCATTTAGGTTATCATTAGCTTGTGAATGTTACATTCAATCTTCACAAATTATCAGGGAGACTCAACAGTGATATCTGGTGGTCAAACTTAGGCAACATTTCGTCACATTACTGCTGCAAGTTTCAACGTATGTTATTGagctttaatgtgatagaccaacacactgtagtacataattgtgacaGAAAATGGATAAAAGGTTACAAATTTTTATACAAAATAACGGCGCCAGTACTTTGAAGGCCCAATAGCCTAACTTTGGTCTCACGTGATCAGAGagctttcttccacatgtttgcagtgTCAAAAAACTGCATTTGTGGAATGCACAACAAAGTcttctacctgagctgtggatctctgcagctccaaaGTTACAATTgacctcttggctgtttctctgatcaaTTCTTTCATTATGTGGCCTTTTAGGTtgccttggtaggtttgcagttgtgccatcccTTTTAGTGATGGTCTATCCCAGTAGTGTCCAAAGTCACTCCTCGAGGGCtgttgtcctgcatgttttaggtatTGTCCTGGTTGAACAAAACAGACCTCTGCAGACCTCAATGACATACCAAGGATTTCAATCAGCCATTTGAATAAAATGCATGGCCCTAAATAAAACACGTTAATGTTTGGGGCTGTAACATCACAAACCATGAGAAGGTCCACAGTGTGAACTCCTATtcctttaaatgttatttgttgCTGAGGTGAAGGGACAGATTGGTTCATACTTGTTTGCAGATATGTTCACTTGACAACACCGCCATTGAGAACCAATACCAGCAGAACCCACAGGGCCAGGTCCAGTTCATAATCAACAAGTTCTCTTATATACTGGATTTTGCAAGTAATGCACACGCATAATGTTCAATAACGTATTCTTTAATTCAAGACACCTCTTTAAACTATTATTAATTGCAGAAATGTGTCAAGTTAATCAAAATATTGGGACAAAGAGAAGTGTGAGAAGGAGTCCGGTTTATGGAGCTCAGAGTAGCAGGTAAGGAGAAGCTGTCAGGCTCGTCTATtaattaaaaaggtttaaaaccaACTTCCTTCAAGCCTTTGAATCAATAAATGCAACAGGCTTGTGGATCCATATGATGTAGATTCTATACATttccacagatttttttttatcttctgtaATCCATTTCTATTTCGTCTTCTTCAGTTTAGGCACAAATGTTTGTTGGCAGTTCCAAGATATCGATGGAAGATGGAAAGATTATTCCAAAGTAAGACTTAACATTTCTTTCTTAGCGTTTGATGAGACAACAGTGCTGTTAGAAGACATGAACCATAAGGATAATAAGGATAAATCTCTACATTCAGTCTAAACTGTAACCTCAGTTTCTGTTGTCATCAGGGTTATGGTCAGTGCAGCATTTCCAGTCTAGACATTGAACTCCCATACCAGCAGAACGCATCAGGCACTATGATATTTACCACCTCCAGGTTTAGCTATGAGCTCAACCTCTCAGGTAAGCAGCAGACAGAGGTAAAAGTTAGCAAATCCAGATTTCAGGCTTTTATCAGCTATGCAGATTACAATGTGAATTTTTATATGTGAACAAGATTGACGCCCTCTTGTCTTCTTGTAGCCATGACTCAGCGGAACCTGGCCACAAACACCACCAGGTCAGTGAGACGACTTCTCCAGTGATCGGGACGGCATgttggaaaaaggaaaaaaacagcaaattttCTTCACAAACCGCCTTGTTTCCCGCAGTGTTTACAGGACTGTTATCAAAGAAGCCGAGATGCACTTTAGCCTTAACGTGCAGGTTTACTTTCTGCCAAGTTACTGTATATCTCTTATGCAAAAGTATGTTTTCTCAGGCTTCCACAGTTTTCATATCACAATCCCAATATTGTCTATTTTTAAacctattttcttttaaagtatAAACAAATGTTCACATTGAATTTGTTTCTGGAAGGAGCAAAACAGGGAGAGAGCTTGGTGGCTGAGCTACAGATGAAGGTCAAGAGATACAAATATTTCTCCATTCTTATCCagatatggaaaataataaaaacaattacacaCCTTAGGGTTTTCTCAGTCCGTGAATAGACCTGTAAACTGGACTTTATTTGATATTATTTAgacctgtttgtcttgtaaaaggGCTCAACATTTTATCTAAATTAGCATGCgattaaacaaaactgaattcttgggtaaacatttaacattttgttcCTTGAGGAAGTCAAAATCGACCAGACATGTACatgtcaaaacaaaacagacataTGTATTATTTTGTGCTTTAAT
This portion of the Girardinichthys multiradiatus isolate DD_20200921_A chromosome 17, DD_fGirMul_XY1, whole genome shotgun sequence genome encodes:
- the si:ch211-244b2.3 gene encoding protein mono-ADP-ribosyltransferase PARP11, coding for MSGNHYEWQLLTGIQWLKIDNDHVIETHYCQPGAKGITINTSLGKVFIDFDELQTDNAALRVQRLSFLPQGQTEDIGWYFRDDSLWCEYGSQSSSMSSSSISSKDIETHFTQNPQGVLQFSVGSTRYSLDFSTMTQTNLTTSLHRNVRRRPKFTLSDASITSISSMPLTSQSNLYNHSFKWEFMGDEGQWTEYQTHICSLDNTAIENQYQQNPQGQVQFIINKFSYILDFAKMCQVNQNIGTKRSVRRSPVYGAQSSSLGTNVCWQFQDIDGRWKDYSKGYGQCSISSLDIELPYQQNASGTMIFTTSRFSYELNLSAMTQRNLATNTTRSVRRLLQ
- the si:ch211-244b2.4 gene encoding protein mono-ADP-ribosyltransferase PARP12 is translated as MASACESDEETYSGSESEASDDLDSEQQSDSEDEFQAYTKQPCKYYNRGVCKDGARCSYLHVCKYFLTGSCRYGSSCKLNHSVGGRRSAGASSRTVDQYAASNPQLTDGRPYQWQINDGKGWKDVGNDHIIEAQYSLPHSKSIKIYNTPYGAVNIDFSRMRVYGKNLRVRRLDDGNTMWFWYCTLNRKWKKYGDKDSKGNQGPVKSSDIERKFQSDPKSSFTFTSGGETLEIKFPEMQQVGKKKKRKVTRRPSFRLQQAGIGATQLVLPLQRISLGSKPQWKFEGDRGAWHDFKHRSGTATECSVTSDEIERKYQQNPTDCMMFKVKGQSYKLDFRAMTQINEKTKHTRRIKRVLV